The sequence below is a genomic window from Stigmatopora nigra isolate UIUO_SnigA chromosome 4, RoL_Snig_1.1, whole genome shotgun sequence.
CACCAGCACTCCACAGAGCACGTCAGATGTGGCCTCGTTAAAACTTGTGCATTACTTGCAGAGTAGAGTAAGACAGCTTCGTGTTGAGAACCAATCATGGACACCACCGGGGCCcgtccttcctgcagtgagtaTACATTCCTCAAGCCTATTTTCTTCTTCGCATTCAGGTGATTGAGTGGCAACAAAGTGTGTGATAGACCAGGTGGCtctttgtgtgattttttttcccatttttttttttcagctaagCAATCCAGAGGGTGAAAAACCTTGAGGTTCTCATCCTTCAGGCCATCATACAGCCATGAATCATTCATTGTTACCTGTAGTTAAGATAGCAGGTCACAGTGACAAATGACACAGGCAAATGTTTAGTCATCTTTTGAACTTTCCTCTGTGTCAAAGTTTTACGGCGCAGCGTTTGGAAGATTTGCAGATTTCACACAAAAATCTCATAAAGCTCTCAGCAACTCTCTTGGATGCTTGTAAATGTTACACAACGTAAATTGTAACGTTTGGCCTTTACATTTGAGATGACAGCACAAAACTGTGATTCAGCTTTCATATTGAGCCTCTTGTGCTGTTTTAATACCAGAATCGAGATTAAAGTAATGATTCGTAGCATCCTTTATGATTCAGCACTGTTTTATTTAACAATCAAAGATTGGGTGAACAAGTCGTATTGGAATACTGACGGAAGCATGTAAGAAAGCACAAATCCGTAAAAGGGAATCTCCAGCAGGACTTTCAAAAGTCTTGATAGCTTATATAGCATACCGATGACTTGCAGTATTTGAACAAAGCCATGCAAGTAAGCAGTTACGAACACTGTGGAATTATGTTTCGATTTATGGTGGCCCCAGGGAACAAAAATCAGGTGCTGCCAACTGGTGATCAATGCAAAACCACCTCCAAAAGCTTTAGCAAATGCATTTCTCTACGCCAACAATGGCTGCACGAATCATGTAAACACTAAAACAAATGTTCAGAAATTACTCAGTATCCAAAGCGTCACATAACATACTGCCAAAAATTCCAAAGTAACCAAGTGAAGCCCCGTATATATCACGTTTAAACACGTTGGGGCGATGTTCCACCGTTCTACATCTCCATGTCCTCCTCCACGCATCTTTCTGTGTCTGGAAAGTTCTGGAGAGGTACGTGAGTATTGGCGGAAGGGCTGTGGGGGGTGGGCAAAATGCACGGCGTGGGGGGCTGTCGCAAAACAGTCTGTTGTCTCTTCTGTTTCTGTAAGGAGCCTTTTAATCTGCGACAAAAGGGGTCTTCTGGTGGTCTCCACAGCACCAACTCCATGCAGGAATGGCTCCTAAACATACAGAGCATCTTCAATTTCTACATGTAAAATGATAGATCGATGCCATTACAAAGCACCTTTTGAACAACCCCATTACAAAAAGTAGAACATACACAGATTGGGCTATGGTAGGTGGAAGAATGTCGTTGATGCCTCGCTGCAGGCCTTCCTTTAAACTCTCCGAGATGACCAGCACCGGTCTTCTTTGGTTCGGCTCCACATCCAGATCCTCGTCATCGTCCTCCAACGTTATTCTAGTTAAAGATAAATCATACATTGTAAGGCGTTTACAGACTCCACAGCAGCGGGGAGCAAGCTTGCACAAATTGGATTGTGGTTACTAAGCAACCAAACTAGCACCAACAACTTTCAAGGGATGGCACTGCATCATTGCAAATCGGTAGCACGTACACAATCTGTGGGGTGGTCGAGGGCGGGCTGTGCTCAGTGCATTGCAAAAAGATGTTTCCTTATTTTACAATGCAGTGTACCCGCATACCTGTTTTCGATCTCCTGAAGTGTTCTCTGGGCCGCCTCGATGTCCATGCAGGAATTCTCTGCCGCGGGTGATGAAAGGGAAGAAGAGGCATGCAGTGGAGTCGGGTTGTGAGGGGCCGGACGAAGCTGTTGAAGAGCACGGTGCTCTTGTTGCAGAGAGTTATCCAGAGGAGGCCAGGTGAGACAGGTGGTGATGTGTGAACTGTCCGCTTCTTCAGCTAACCTCCTCCTTTTAGGGTGACAGCCGctgagaaaagagaaaagtgcACTGTAGTCTTTCAAACATGCTTCTTCAGTTGGAAATGAGTGAGCGCCATGCACATACTCGTCATCAATTCTCCTCCGGTGCTTCCTGAGACATCGTGTTTCCCAAGTGCTGTGACAGGTAAAACGATCACATTTGGTCAGCAAAGTGTTGGCAAACTCCTTATCAATGTTTATAATGAACTCACTTGTTTAAAGGTGCTGGGTTTTGTAGATGACCAGAAGTACTTGCAGATCTGTGATCGGATTCGGGCAAGATCGTGGACCCCGAAAATGTGTACATGCTTGGTAGGAAGCCCAGCTGGCTGCTTGTGGGCACCAAATGATGCATGATGATCTAGTCAtcgaaaatatcatttaaactgAGTAAATACAGGAGGTGACACATACATGAAAGAGAAAAGTAGACACGAAAAACAGATTAGCCCCGATCCTGTCCCGAGGCGT
It includes:
- the LOC144195648 gene encoding coiled-coil domain-containing protein 117-like, with the protein product MHHLVPTSSQLGFLPSMYTFSGSTILPESDHRSASTSGHLQNPAPLNNTWETRCLRKHRRRIDDDGCHPKRRRLAEEADSSHITTCLTWPPLDNSLQQEHRALQQLRPAPHNPTPLHASSSLSSPAAENSCMDIEAAQRTLQEIENRITLEDDDEDLDVEPNQRRPVLVISESLKEGLQRGINDILPPTIAQSVSHSCMELVLWRPPEDPFCRRLKGSLQKQKRQQTVLRQPPTPCILPTPHSPSANTHVPLQNFPDTERCVEEDMEM